One Alteromonas sp. KC3 DNA segment encodes these proteins:
- a CDS encoding MalY/PatB family protein, whose product MSALFDNTPSRKDTFSFKWQKYKGKDVIPAWVADTEFRCAQPILDAISTHVEHGNMGYILPAHHEGAINAVCRWLNDKHNWQIEPEWLVWTPGVVPAFNVAIKATCEEGDKVLIQTPNYPPLLAAPKLNGLERVDIGTVIETTLDSKGSKVERYTLDFEALEREAADPKCKLFILCNPMNPVGSVLTQSELDRIAAICSQHNVTLCSDEIHCDLILEKGKSHIPAGREAALSQNSITLMAASKTFNIAGLGTSFAIIPNRKLRLAFTQAAAGIVPWVTVLGLAATEAAFTLCDDWHQAQIQYLRENRDRVVEVINSIDGLSMLKADATFLAWVDASGLGVENVLTWAEEKGVGPSPGVDFHKADHFRINFGCSRDMLDAILARLSGS is encoded by the coding sequence GTGAGCGCGCTATTTGACAACACTCCTTCAAGAAAAGACACGTTTTCGTTTAAATGGCAAAAGTACAAAGGTAAAGACGTTATTCCAGCGTGGGTAGCTGACACTGAGTTTCGCTGTGCCCAACCTATCTTGGACGCCATTAGCACGCACGTTGAACATGGCAACATGGGTTACATTTTGCCTGCACACCACGAAGGTGCTATTAATGCGGTATGCCGCTGGTTGAACGACAAGCACAATTGGCAGATTGAACCTGAATGGTTAGTGTGGACACCTGGCGTAGTGCCTGCATTTAATGTGGCGATAAAAGCGACGTGTGAAGAAGGTGATAAGGTACTTATCCAAACACCTAATTACCCACCATTGCTCGCTGCGCCCAAGTTAAATGGGCTAGAGCGTGTTGATATTGGCACTGTGATAGAAACCACGCTTGATAGCAAGGGGTCAAAGGTTGAGCGCTATACGCTTGATTTCGAAGCGTTGGAAAGAGAAGCAGCCGATCCAAAATGTAAGCTATTCATCTTATGCAACCCAATGAACCCTGTTGGTTCGGTATTAACGCAAAGCGAACTCGATCGTATTGCCGCTATTTGCAGTCAACATAACGTCACGCTTTGCTCAGATGAAATTCATTGTGATCTGATTCTAGAGAAAGGAAAGTCGCACATTCCAGCGGGAAGAGAAGCGGCGTTATCACAAAACAGTATTACCTTAATGGCCGCAAGCAAAACCTTCAACATTGCAGGTCTAGGCACTTCGTTTGCCATTATACCAAACCGAAAGTTGCGATTAGCATTTACCCAAGCCGCTGCAGGCATTGTACCTTGGGTAACTGTATTGGGTTTGGCCGCGACAGAAGCAGCATTTACGTTATGTGACGATTGGCATCAAGCACAAATTCAGTACTTACGTGAAAACCGCGATCGCGTTGTTGAGGTGATAAATAGTATTGATGGCCTAAGCATGCTTAAAGCCGATGCAACCTTTCTTGCGTGGGTTGATGCAAGTGGTTTGGGCGTGGAAAATGTACTTACGTGGGCTGAAGAAAAAGGCGTTGGCCCGTCGCCCGGTGTCGATTTTCATAAAGCGGATCACTTTAGAATTAACTTTGGCTGCAGCCGTGACATGCTAGACGCTATCTTAGCGCGCTTGTCGGGTTCTTGA
- a CDS encoding response regulator yields MLSVAVVEDDQITLDLIVEALETQLDATVHPFSRSKFARDFILQQTHDTLQLIISDQVMPDYDGLSLLKTCHAARLDIPFLLITADPSKALVVEAKALQVAGFLAKPLDMTELVFKSKEALARTTSAI; encoded by the coding sequence GTGCTTTCAGTTGCAGTGGTTGAAGACGATCAAATTACGCTGGATTTAATTGTTGAGGCGTTAGAAACACAATTAGACGCCACAGTACATCCGTTTAGTCGAAGCAAGTTTGCTCGTGACTTCATATTGCAGCAAACGCACGACACGCTGCAGTTAATCATCAGCGACCAAGTAATGCCCGATTACGATGGTTTGAGCCTGCTGAAAACCTGCCATGCAGCCAGATTAGATATCCCGTTTCTATTGATTACTGCTGACCCTAGCAAAGCGCTAGTGGTAGAAGCTAAAGCACTGCAGGTCGCAGGATTTCTCGCTAAGCCACTGGATATGACCGAACTTGTTTTCAAGTCCAAAGAAGCCCTAGCCAGAACAACATCCGCTATTTAA
- the typA gene encoding translational GTPase TypA encodes MNTTDISKLRNIAIIAHVDHGKTTLVDKLLQQSGTLESRGEQEERVMDSNDIEKERGITILAKNTAINWNDYRINIVDTPGHADFGGEVERVMSMADSVLLLVDAQEGPMPQTRFVTQKAFAQGLKPIVVINKIDKPGARPDWVMDQVFDLFDNLGATDEQLDFQVVYASALNGWASLDADTKEDDMTALFQTIVDQVSPPDADIDGAFQMQISQLDYNSYVGVIGVGRVKRGSVKPNQQVTVVTADGQKRNGKVGLVYGYLGLARHEVESAHAGDIIAITGLGELKISDTICDVNTVEALPPLTVDEPTVTMTFQVNTSPFAGKEGKYVTSRNILERLKDELVHNVALRVEETQDPDKFRVSGRGELHLGILIENMRREGYELAVSRPEVILKEVDGATQEPYETLTIDCEEQHQGSIMEQLGLRKAEMTDMSPDGKGRVRIDFIIPSRGLIGFQTEFMTLTSGSGLLYHTFDHYGPYKGGIIGKRKNGVLIANANGKALTNALFNLQERGRLFIGHGVEVYEGMVIGIHSRDNDLTVNALKGKQLTNVRASGTDEAQTLVPPIRMSLEQALEFIDDDELVEVTPESIRIRKKLLTENERKRASRAPKS; translated from the coding sequence ATGAATACCACTGATATTAGTAAATTGCGTAACATCGCAATCATCGCCCACGTTGACCACGGTAAAACAACCCTGGTAGACAAACTGTTACAGCAGTCTGGCACACTCGAGTCTCGAGGCGAGCAAGAAGAGCGCGTAATGGACTCGAACGACATCGAGAAAGAGCGTGGCATTACCATCCTTGCGAAGAACACCGCGATTAACTGGAATGACTACCGTATTAACATCGTAGATACTCCAGGACACGCCGACTTCGGTGGTGAAGTAGAGCGCGTTATGTCAATGGCCGACTCTGTACTTCTACTTGTAGATGCGCAAGAAGGTCCAATGCCACAAACGCGTTTCGTTACGCAAAAGGCATTTGCTCAAGGTCTTAAGCCTATTGTTGTTATTAACAAAATCGACAAGCCTGGTGCACGTCCTGATTGGGTAATGGACCAAGTATTCGACCTATTTGATAACTTAGGAGCAACAGATGAGCAGCTAGATTTCCAAGTTGTTTACGCTTCTGCACTTAACGGTTGGGCGTCATTGGATGCAGATACCAAAGAAGACGATATGACGGCGCTGTTCCAAACTATTGTTGACCAAGTGTCTCCACCAGATGCTGATATCGACGGCGCGTTCCAGATGCAAATCTCTCAGCTTGACTACAACTCATATGTGGGTGTAATCGGTGTAGGTCGTGTTAAACGTGGTTCTGTTAAGCCTAACCAGCAAGTTACTGTTGTAACTGCTGACGGACAAAAGCGTAACGGTAAAGTTGGCCTTGTGTATGGCTATCTTGGTCTTGCTCGTCACGAAGTTGAATCTGCACACGCGGGTGACATTATTGCGATCACGGGTCTTGGCGAACTGAAAATTTCTGACACTATCTGTGACGTAAATACTGTTGAAGCACTTCCTCCGCTAACGGTTGATGAGCCGACAGTAACGATGACGTTCCAAGTAAACACTTCACCGTTTGCGGGTAAAGAAGGTAAATACGTAACGTCACGTAACATTCTAGAGCGTTTGAAAGACGAACTAGTGCATAACGTTGCATTGCGCGTGGAAGAAACACAAGATCCAGATAAATTCCGCGTATCTGGCCGCGGTGAGCTTCACCTAGGTATTCTTATCGAGAACATGCGTCGTGAAGGTTACGAGCTAGCGGTATCACGTCCGGAAGTAATTCTGAAAGAAGTTGACGGTGCAACGCAAGAACCTTACGAAACCTTGACTATCGACTGTGAAGAACAGCACCAAGGTTCAATCATGGAACAGCTTGGTCTGCGTAAAGCAGAAATGACTGATATGTCTCCAGATGGTAAGGGGCGCGTGCGTATCGACTTTATCATTCCAAGCCGTGGTCTAATCGGTTTCCAAACTGAGTTCATGACATTGACGTCAGGTTCTGGTTTGCTATACCACACATTCGATCACTATGGTCCGTACAAAGGCGGTATCATTGGTAAGCGTAAGAATGGTGTACTTATTGCGAACGCAAACGGTAAAGCATTGACTAACGCTCTATTTAACCTTCAAGAGCGTGGTCGCCTATTCATTGGTCACGGTGTTGAAGTTTACGAAGGTATGGTCATTGGTATTCACAGCCGTGACAACGACCTGACGGTTAACGCGCTTAAAGGTAAGCAGCTTACTAACGTTCGTGCTTCTGGTACTGACGAAGCGCAAACACTTGTTCCGCCAATCAGAATGTCTCTTGAGCAAGCGCTTGAGTTCATCGATGACGACGAGCTAGTAGAAGTTACACCTGAGTCTATTCGTATTCGTAAGAAGCTTCTTACTGAAAATGAGCGTAAACGCGCATCACGCGCACCTAAGTCGTAA
- the glnA gene encoding glutamate--ammonia ligase, with protein sequence MSVEKALELIKESEAKFVDLRFTDTKGKEQHVSIPASVVDEEFFEEGKMFDGSSIAGWKGINESDMVLLPDATSCVVDPFAEETQVNIRCDIVEPSTMEGYERDPRSVARRAEEFLKSTGIGDTCFFGPEPEFFLFDDVRFHTDMAGSFYKIDSSEAKWNSGEEFEGGNMAHRPGVKGGYFPVPPVDSAHDIRAAMCLVMEEMGLVIEAHHHEVATAGQNEIACQFNTLVKKADEIQVYKYVVHNVAHAYGQTATFMPKPLVGDNGSGMHCHQSISKDGVNIFAGDKYAGLSEEALYYIGGIIKHARAINAFANASTNSYKRLVPGFEAPVMLAYSARNRSASIRIPHVTSDKARRIEVRFPDPTANPYLAFTAMLMAGIDGIKNKIHPGDAMDKDLYDLPAEEAAEIPTVASSLEMALEALDNDRDFLKAGGVMTDDMIDAYIDLKSEEVTKLNMTTHPVEFDMYYSV encoded by the coding sequence ATGTCAGTAGAAAAGGCATTAGAGCTGATTAAAGAAAGTGAAGCGAAGTTTGTAGATTTACGTTTTACCGATACGAAAGGTAAAGAACAACACGTATCTATTCCTGCGAGCGTTGTTGATGAAGAGTTTTTCGAAGAAGGTAAAATGTTCGATGGTTCTTCAATTGCTGGCTGGAAAGGCATCAATGAATCAGACATGGTTCTTCTTCCAGACGCAACAAGCTGCGTAGTAGATCCTTTTGCTGAAGAAACACAAGTAAACATTCGTTGTGACATCGTTGAGCCTTCTACAATGGAAGGTTATGAGCGTGACCCACGCTCAGTTGCTCGTCGTGCAGAAGAATTCCTAAAATCAACTGGCATCGGTGACACATGTTTCTTTGGCCCAGAGCCAGAGTTTTTCCTTTTCGACGACGTTCGCTTCCACACTGACATGGCGGGTTCTTTCTACAAGATCGACTCTTCAGAAGCAAAATGGAACTCTGGTGAAGAGTTTGAAGGCGGCAACATGGCACACCGCCCAGGCGTTAAAGGCGGTTACTTCCCAGTACCACCAGTAGACTCTGCACACGACATCCGTGCGGCAATGTGTTTGGTTATGGAAGAGATGGGCCTTGTAATTGAAGCGCACCACCACGAAGTAGCAACTGCTGGCCAAAACGAAATTGCTTGTCAATTCAACACGCTAGTTAAGAAAGCTGACGAAATCCAAGTTTACAAGTACGTTGTTCACAACGTTGCGCACGCATACGGCCAAACGGCTACCTTTATGCCTAAGCCTCTAGTTGGTGACAACGGTTCAGGTATGCACTGCCACCAGTCTATCTCTAAAGATGGCGTGAACATTTTCGCGGGTGACAAGTACGCAGGCCTTTCTGAAGAAGCACTTTACTACATCGGTGGTATCATCAAGCACGCGCGTGCAATTAACGCGTTTGCAAACGCTTCTACTAACTCATACAAGCGTCTAGTTCCAGGATTCGAAGCACCGGTAATGCTTGCATACTCTGCACGTAACCGTTCTGCATCTATTCGTATTCCGCACGTAACAAGCGATAAAGCGCGCCGTATCGAAGTACGTTTCCCTGACCCAACAGCTAATCCATACCTAGCGTTCACCGCTATGCTTATGGCGGGTATCGACGGTATTAAGAACAAGATCCACCCTGGCGATGCGATGGATAAGGACTTGTATGACCTACCGGCAGAAGAAGCAGCAGAAATCCCAACTGTTGCAAGCTCGCTAGAAATGGCGCTTGAAGCTCTTGATAACGACCGTGACTTCCTTAAAGCTGGCGGTGTTATGACTGACGACATGATTGATGCATACATCGACCTTAAGTCTGAAGAAGTCACTAAACTTAACATGACAACTCACCCAGTTGAGTTCGACATGTACTACAGCGTTTAA
- a CDS encoding DUF4124 domain-containing protein codes for MKITSTAISVLVLLASLQSVTAFCQTSQPQPSDALEQRAEDTDSTTTLNDSHQGAKANTIYKVVADDGSVTFTDKPSANATPMSFDGKTQNVVTAATPPTLPPPPPEKKKPNYAVSILTPAPEATIRNNLGELTIRAAQPNAPKAPLYRLIFDNAQYASNSSGIFKLEGINRGAHTFKVELTNNTGKTLASSPLQTLYLHQASALINN; via the coding sequence GTGAAGATTACGTCTACAGCCATTTCAGTTCTAGTGTTACTTGCTTCACTGCAAAGCGTTACTGCGTTTTGTCAAACCTCTCAGCCACAACCAAGTGACGCGCTTGAACAACGCGCTGAGGATACCGATTCAACGACGACTTTAAATGATAGCCATCAAGGCGCTAAAGCAAATACAATTTACAAAGTAGTCGCTGACGATGGCAGCGTGACTTTTACCGATAAACCTTCAGCCAATGCCACTCCCATGTCATTTGACGGTAAAACTCAAAACGTTGTCACCGCTGCCACTCCCCCTACTTTGCCGCCACCACCGCCTGAAAAAAAGAAACCCAATTATGCTGTGTCGATTCTCACGCCTGCACCAGAAGCGACTATCCGCAACAACTTGGGTGAGCTGACTATTCGTGCAGCTCAACCCAATGCACCAAAAGCGCCTCTCTATCGACTAATTTTTGATAATGCCCAATATGCAAGCAATAGTTCAGGCATATTCAAGTTAGAAGGTATCAATCGCGGGGCACACACATTTAAAGTTGAGCTAACTAATAATACGGGCAAGACTCTTGCATCGTCTCCTTTACAAACCCTTTACCTACATCAGGCATCGGCGTTAATTAATAACTAA
- the glnL gene encoding nitrogen regulation protein NR(II), giving the protein MQTTELETQQLINSLNTALVMVDSKLTIVYANHAGEALFETGKKQLLGHPLQDFFLPGTIETTRLKAAIRKGEDFTENEIKLAFRDNRYVSADLTVTNLHLEDGPRLLFEVKKIDQQKRISRENLQNAQHFAARELVRGLAHEIKNPLGGIRGAAQLLEKELSEEHKEFTQMIIEQSDRLRNLVDRLLGPNSLPRFEWSNVHQALEKVRSLMRVDSENPITIVRDYDPSIPPLMLDPDMIQQAVLNIIRNSVQALIESKTEHPQIRIVTRIERQMTIQTKRHALVAKIKIIDNGPGIPPEIKDTLFYPMVTSKQNGSGLGLSISQTLINHHGGKIDVDSYPGHTEFVIYIPIDRKETDDDE; this is encoded by the coding sequence ATGCAAACAACCGAGTTAGAGACACAGCAGCTAATAAATAGCCTCAATACCGCACTGGTGATGGTAGACAGCAAGCTAACTATCGTTTACGCCAACCATGCCGGGGAAGCATTGTTTGAGACGGGTAAAAAGCAATTGCTTGGCCACCCTCTGCAAGACTTTTTTCTGCCCGGTACAATTGAGACCACGCGATTAAAAGCCGCAATTAGAAAAGGTGAAGACTTCACTGAAAACGAAATTAAGTTAGCATTTCGCGATAATCGCTACGTTTCAGCCGACTTAACGGTAACCAACCTTCATCTTGAAGATGGCCCTCGCTTGCTGTTTGAAGTAAAAAAAATCGATCAGCAAAAACGTATTTCCAGAGAAAATTTACAAAATGCACAACACTTTGCAGCTCGCGAGTTAGTGCGGGGGCTCGCTCACGAAATTAAGAATCCGCTAGGCGGCATTCGTGGCGCCGCACAGCTTCTTGAAAAAGAACTTAGTGAGGAACACAAAGAGTTCACGCAAATGATCATTGAGCAATCTGATCGGCTGCGCAACTTAGTTGACCGTTTACTCGGACCTAACTCTCTACCGCGCTTTGAGTGGAGCAATGTACATCAAGCACTAGAGAAAGTGCGCAGCCTAATGCGTGTTGACTCGGAAAATCCGATAACCATAGTGCGCGATTACGACCCGAGTATTCCACCTTTAATGCTTGACCCTGACATGATTCAGCAAGCAGTGCTTAATATCATACGAAATAGCGTTCAGGCGCTTATCGAGAGCAAGACTGAGCATCCTCAGATTCGTATCGTTACACGTATTGAACGTCAAATGACCATTCAAACAAAGCGCCACGCCTTGGTTGCGAAAATCAAGATTATTGATAACGGTCCTGGGATCCCACCAGAAATAAAAGACACACTGTTTTACCCCATGGTAACCAGTAAACAAAATGGATCTGGTCTCGGGCTGTCAATTTCCCAAACGCTTATCAACCATCACGGTGGCAAAATCGACGTCGATAGCTACCCGGGCCATACCGAATTTGTAATTTACATTCCAATAGATCGTAAGGAGACAGACGATGACGAATGA
- the glnG gene encoding nitrogen regulation protein NR(I), whose translation MTNESVWIVDDDSSIRWVLQKALQTANISCLSFENPEDLLLQLQSGQAPEVIISDIRMPQMDGMALLNEVHASHPMLPVIIMTAHSDLDSAVNAYQKGAFEYLPKPFDIDEAVTLTQRALAHAREQSTVSNVQQDDVVTEIIGEAPAMQEVFRAIGRLSRSSISVLINGQSGTGKELVAHALHRHSPRASKPFIALNMAAIPADLVESELFGHEKGAFTGAQAARQGRFEQADGGTLFLDEIGDMPLDVQTRLLRVLADGQFYRVGGHQSVSVDVRIIAATHQNLEQRVAEGKFREDLFHRLNVIRVHLPSLAERREDIPLLTRHFLRRAAKELDVEAKSISKEAERVMSQLPWPGNVRQLENVCRWLTVMASGQEVLPSDLPPEIHADSSVDKPLSESADWPDLLASWTDKQLRDGQYNILNDAMLTFERVMLERALAHTHGHKQDAAKRLGWGRNTLTRKLKELGVN comes from the coding sequence ATGACGAATGAGTCAGTATGGATTGTCGATGATGACAGTTCAATTCGTTGGGTACTGCAAAAGGCCTTACAAACAGCCAATATTAGCTGTTTAAGCTTTGAAAACCCTGAAGACCTGTTGCTTCAGCTTCAAAGTGGTCAGGCGCCAGAAGTCATCATTTCAGATATCAGAATGCCACAAATGGACGGGATGGCACTGCTTAACGAAGTTCACGCATCTCACCCCATGCTGCCCGTCATTATCATGACAGCGCACAGTGATTTAGACAGTGCTGTGAACGCTTATCAAAAAGGTGCATTCGAATATCTACCCAAGCCTTTTGATATTGATGAAGCAGTAACACTTACGCAGCGAGCACTTGCTCACGCGAGAGAGCAATCTACTGTTAGTAACGTACAGCAAGATGATGTGGTAACCGAAATTATTGGTGAAGCGCCTGCAATGCAGGAGGTCTTTCGCGCCATAGGTCGTTTATCTCGCTCTTCTATTAGTGTATTGATAAACGGTCAATCCGGTACTGGTAAAGAGTTGGTCGCCCATGCTTTGCATCGTCACAGCCCTCGTGCAAGCAAACCCTTTATTGCACTAAACATGGCAGCGATCCCCGCTGACCTCGTTGAGTCAGAACTATTTGGCCATGAGAAAGGCGCATTTACTGGTGCTCAAGCCGCTAGACAAGGTCGTTTTGAACAGGCCGATGGTGGTACATTGTTCTTAGATGAAATTGGCGATATGCCGCTTGATGTACAAACGCGTTTACTTCGCGTTTTGGCAGACGGGCAGTTTTATCGAGTAGGCGGCCATCAATCGGTCAGTGTAGATGTTAGGATCATCGCTGCAACGCACCAAAATCTAGAGCAGCGCGTAGCTGAAGGGAAATTTCGTGAAGACTTGTTCCATCGTTTGAATGTGATCAGAGTACACCTCCCCTCTCTTGCTGAGCGCCGTGAAGATATTCCTCTGTTGACTAGACATTTCTTACGACGCGCCGCAAAAGAACTTGATGTTGAGGCCAAAAGTATTTCAAAAGAAGCCGAGCGCGTCATGTCGCAGTTACCTTGGCCGGGTAATGTGAGACAGCTTGAAAACGTGTGTCGTTGGCTTACGGTGATGGCAAGTGGCCAAGAAGTGTTACCGAGCGACCTTCCACCAGAGATCCATGCTGATAGCAGCGTAGATAAACCTTTATCTGAATCAGCGGATTGGCCTGATCTGCTCGCATCGTGGACCGATAAACAACTTAGAGATGGTCAGTACAACATTTTAAACGATGCCATGCTAACGTTTGAGCGCGTAATGCTAGAACGAGCGCTTGCTCACACGCACGGGCATAAACAAGATGCAGCAAAGCGTTTGGGCTGGGGGCGCAATACACTTACCAGAAAACTCAAAGAGCTCGGGGTCAATTAG
- a CDS encoding IS110 family transposase codes for MKKSVVQNINVGVDVGKDCLDIHIRPLEEYLKVSNDKKGIGEALKRLRQLTVERIVIEATGRYEMAFVSACAKAALPFSVVNPVHVKRFAGAIGRKAKTDKLDAALIAHFSEVIQPALSTLKPENIQKMADAVARRNQLLEMQTREKNRLQIMPKTVQSSIKAMLTVLKKQIQKMDDELADLIQSCPEYQAKSELVQSMPGIGKVSAAALISYLPELGLMNSKQVAALVGVAPMNKESGRYKGKQVTQGGRHQVRTVLFMAMMSAMQCNAKFKATYERLVAAGKPKKVAIIACVRKMVVILNSMVRNGVMWEEKAA; via the coding sequence ATGAAAAAATCAGTAGTGCAAAACATAAACGTGGGTGTAGATGTAGGCAAAGATTGTCTCGATATACATATTCGTCCGTTGGAGGAATATTTAAAAGTAAGCAACGACAAGAAAGGGATAGGTGAAGCGTTAAAAAGGTTAAGGCAATTAACGGTTGAGCGCATTGTTATTGAAGCGACAGGCCGCTATGAAATGGCGTTTGTATCTGCTTGCGCGAAAGCAGCATTACCTTTTAGTGTCGTCAATCCTGTTCATGTTAAACGCTTCGCTGGTGCGATTGGCCGTAAAGCTAAAACGGACAAACTTGATGCGGCGTTGATAGCGCATTTTAGTGAGGTAATTCAACCTGCCTTGTCGACACTAAAACCCGAGAACATTCAGAAGATGGCTGACGCGGTAGCCCGCAGAAATCAGCTTTTAGAGATGCAGACCCGTGAGAAAAACCGCCTTCAAATTATGCCAAAAACTGTTCAATCAAGTATAAAGGCAATGCTCACCGTGTTAAAAAAGCAAATTCAAAAGATGGACGACGAATTAGCCGATTTAATTCAAAGCTGCCCAGAATACCAGGCAAAAAGTGAACTGGTTCAAAGTATGCCGGGCATTGGCAAGGTGTCGGCTGCGGCCCTCATCAGCTATTTACCAGAACTTGGTTTGATGAATAGCAAACAGGTAGCCGCCCTTGTTGGCGTAGCCCCCATGAACAAAGAAAGTGGCCGATACAAAGGTAAGCAAGTGACTCAAGGAGGACGTCACCAAGTCCGAACGGTTTTGTTTATGGCCATGATGTCGGCGATGCAGTGTAACGCTAAGTTTAAAGCCACCTATGAGAGGTTGGTTGCCGCTGGTAAGCCTAAGAAAGTCGCCATCATTGCCTGTGTGAGGAAGATGGTTGTCATACTAAACTCAATGGTTAGAAATGGCGTTATGTGGGAAGAAAAAGCGGCTTAA
- a CDS encoding HD-GYP domain-containing protein — MQTFTPDDLEEDILTDLMEEINELYEASEQTLIELELRPEDNELQRALFRSIHTIKGDLGLVNFSPMIPLLQHVEDLLDYLRKGQVAYTSTMSDLVLLTMDRVKAFVELVMAKGSAEYDDNLHNQLVLAISRITPDNASEHEKRLTEAVLLLNPALDVIADDDNPDKVQIKPPALSSTGIPKDISSEKKQDILFFRDLMQTIERRSDYWSGRGDRIAKLAKYINDVAGNPIDEDQLAVASYVHDFGMAFMPLKLLHKGDALSEIEFNLMRSHVYKSARLLEHLDQWDMARKIVMQHHERTDGTGYPLGIKEDDICDGAKLLAIVDTYDAMTHPRAHNQDNVLSKKDAVIAINRSAKGQFSMKWVRAFNKAMTQLLTKGH; from the coding sequence ATGCAGACATTCACTCCTGACGACCTAGAAGAAGATATTCTTACTGACCTAATGGAGGAAATTAACGAGCTCTATGAAGCAAGTGAGCAGACGTTGATTGAGCTAGAGCTTCGGCCTGAGGACAACGAATTACAGCGTGCGCTTTTCCGTTCTATCCATACAATCAAAGGCGATTTAGGGTTAGTTAATTTCTCGCCCATGATCCCGCTACTGCAACACGTTGAAGATTTGCTCGACTATTTGCGTAAAGGGCAAGTCGCCTATACCAGTACAATGAGCGACTTGGTTTTACTTACCATGGACAGAGTTAAGGCCTTTGTCGAGTTAGTCATGGCGAAAGGGAGTGCTGAGTATGACGATAATCTGCATAATCAGCTTGTACTAGCGATTAGCCGTATTACGCCTGACAATGCTTCAGAGCATGAAAAACGACTTACCGAAGCTGTGCTATTACTCAACCCGGCACTTGACGTTATCGCTGACGATGACAACCCTGATAAAGTGCAAATTAAGCCGCCAGCTCTGTCGTCTACAGGTATTCCAAAAGATATCAGTAGTGAGAAAAAGCAAGATATCTTATTTTTCCGTGATTTGATGCAAACCATTGAACGTCGTTCCGATTACTGGTCTGGGCGAGGTGACCGAATTGCGAAGTTGGCAAAATATATCAATGACGTAGCAGGTAACCCTATTGATGAAGACCAGCTTGCTGTAGCCAGTTACGTTCATGATTTTGGCATGGCATTTATGCCGCTTAAATTGTTGCACAAAGGCGACGCGCTAAGTGAAATAGAATTCAATTTAATGCGTTCACATGTTTATAAAAGTGCGCGATTGTTAGAGCATCTTGACCAATGGGATATGGCGCGCAAAATAGTGATGCAGCATCACGAGCGAACCGATGGTACGGGGTATCCGTTAGGCATAAAAGAAGACGATATTTGTGACGGCGCAAAGCTTTTAGCCATTGTGGATACATACGATGCTATGACTCACCCACGGGCACACAATCAAGATAATGTACTTTCAAAGAAAGATGCCGTTATTGCCATTAACCGTAGCGCAAAAGGGCAATTTAGTATGAAGTGGGTGCGTGCTTTCAATAAGGCAATGACCCAACTATTGACTAAAGGCCATTGA
- a CDS encoding 1-acylglycerol-3-phosphate O-acyltransferase, which translates to MLALFRVPALFIAFLLINIVLLVVCIARPFHKNNVHIAGQLYSLMARVVGLKIVIQKDPAVKINEPYVYIANHQNSFDVITICKAALPGVVTIGKKSLKWIPIFGQIYWLSGNILIDRKNSGRARNTLDIAANKIANKKTSVWLFPEGTRSYGRGILPFKQGAFRLAKSTNEPVVMVTASNLNKKVKWNRWDNGIVLIDIAAPEALTEDHSIKEWMVHFNDQMKQKFEQINTQVDELEKSR; encoded by the coding sequence TTGTTAGCTTTATTCCGCGTTCCAGCACTATTCATTGCTTTTTTACTTATCAACATCGTTTTGCTTGTGGTGTGTATTGCTCGCCCTTTCCACAAAAATAATGTTCATATTGCTGGGCAGCTTTATTCGTTAATGGCCAGAGTGGTGGGCCTAAAGATAGTGATACAAAAAGATCCTGCGGTGAAGATAAATGAACCCTATGTCTACATTGCAAATCATCAAAATAGCTTTGATGTCATTACCATATGTAAAGCAGCACTGCCGGGTGTTGTCACTATAGGAAAAAAAAGCCTTAAATGGATCCCGATCTTCGGCCAAATTTACTGGTTGTCTGGCAACATTCTTATAGACAGAAAAAACTCTGGCCGTGCGCGCAACACGCTAGATATAGCGGCAAATAAAATTGCTAACAAGAAAACCTCTGTCTGGCTTTTTCCGGAGGGAACAAGAAGCTACGGCCGCGGTATCCTTCCTTTTAAGCAAGGCGCATTTAGGCTTGCTAAATCAACGAATGAACCTGTTGTAATGGTAACAGCCAGCAATTTGAACAAGAAAGTAAAATGGAACCGATGGGATAACGGCATTGTACTTATTGATATTGCTGCGCCTGAAGCATTAACCGAAGATCACTCAATAAAAGAATGGATGGTACATTTTAACGACCAAATGAAACAAAAATTCGAACAAATAAATACTCAGGTCGATGAACTGGAAAAAAGCAGGTAA